The window ACATTGTTTAGCTAATTTACTGGAGTTCTGAAACATTAATCTGGGTGTGGTCAGAAAAGGCTGACAAGTTGCATCATTTGAGCCATTGTTCAATATCTGTAAGTGTTGGACATAGTATTCAGTGACAAACATTTGGTGGACTATGCCAAATGTTGAACAAGAGACCAATCGAGAAACATTTTGTatcaaacatttatttcaatGTCTTCCCAGAAGTACAATGACCAGATTCAATAAATAACTTTTAGCAGTGCCTGTGAACATAACGAGCTCTTGATCACACCGACACCCCACTGGACCCACAAACAAAAACCTgcccaccccaccccccactAAAGAACCCAATCAGGACTGCCTGAGAACAGCAGCAGAAAGCCTCATATCTGGGCTGACGAATATCTCCACCTTCCAGCGAAGAGAACACCTCACAAACTGAAACTTATTTTTAAAGTCTTTCAGAAGATTCGGTATGGTTGCTTGTTATCGCCACCCCTTCCCAACCATTCCTCTCACTATTTGAGTCCCATCAGTCCAATATATACACATCTAGAGGCACCTACCAGAGAGGCAAGGGGTGACAGAGTTTACTTTAAACCTGCCTACAACTCATCCTTCTCCTCTTGCTCACTGTCAGCGCCCTCAGGTGGGGGTCCGCCCGCACTACCATAAAGCTTGCTGATAATGGGTTGAACCACCTCCTCTAGCTCCTTCTTCTTGGCCTGGAAGTCTTCCAGCTCAGCTTCCTGGTGCGACTCCATCCACTCAATCTTCTCCTCCACTGCCTTCTCAATGGTTTCCTTATCATCATCTGACAGCTTGCCCCCTAGCTTCTCCTTGTCGCCGATCTGGTTCTTCAGAGAGTAGGCATAGCTCTCCAACTCGTTGCGGGCGTCGATCCTCTCCTTTAGCTTCTTGTCCTCATCAGCAAAGCGCTCGGCGTCGTTCACCATACGCTCGATATCCTCAGGTGTCAGGCGGTTCTGGTCGTTTGTGATTGTGATCTTGTTCTTGTTGCCTGTGCCTTTGTCCTCAGCAGTGACGCGCAGAATACCATTGACATCAATCTCAAAGGTGACCTCAATCTGTGGTACGCCACGAGGAGCAGGAGGGATGCCAGTCAGGTCGAATGTGCCCAGCAGATGGTTGTCTTTTGTCAGAGGACGCTCACCTATAGAGAGAACCAATTATTAAGACGGTGCAATATTGCATACAAGGGAAATGTTAATGATAAATGTTCATAACCAGATGTCCAATTCATGTTTGGCAAGTTTACTCTGTCCAACTCTTACCTTCATAAACCTTAATGGTGACAGTAGGCTGGTTATCAGAAGCTGTAGAGAAGATCTGGGATTTCTTTGTGGGCACCACAGTGTTCCTGGGGATTAGCTTGGTCATTACCCCTCCAACAGTCTCAATACCAAGGGTCAGGGGACACACATCCAGTAGAACCAGATCACCTACAAGAGAGAAAAGTGTTTAGTAAACAAGATCAAGTTTGCACGCTCAGTTCGTTCAAACAGGTATTACAGTGTTTTCGGAAGATGACTTACCAGTGTCCTCCTCTCCAGAAAGCACTCCAGCCTGCACAGCAGCTCCATATGCCACAGCCTCATCAGGGTTGATACCCCTAGAGGGCTCTTTGCCATTGAAGAACTCCTTCACCAGCTGCTGGATTTTGGGGATACGGGTGGAGCCTCCAACCAGGACAATCTCATCAATGTCAGACTTCTTCAGGTCAGAGTCTTCCAGTACCTTCTGTACAGGCTTCATGGTGGAACGGAACAGGTCCTGGCAAGGTAAAAGACAAGGTTAAAAGGCTAGTCAAACATAAggttttataaaaaacaaaaaacaggtaCGTTTGTTTTGTGCTCAGGTCATTACTTTTTACCCAACTAAACTGATGGGTTGGGTAACTTACCATGTTGAGCTCTTCAAACTTGGCACGGGTCAGGGTCTCAGAGAAGTCTTCTCCCTCAAAGAAGGACTCAATCTCAATGCGGGCCTGGTGCTGAGCAGACAGCCCCCTCTTTGCCTTCTCAACCTCACGACGCAGCTTCTGCACAGCACGGTTGTCTTTGCGCACATCTTTGCCAGTCTTCTTCTTGTACAGTTTGATGAAGTGCTCCATGACGCGCTGGTCGAAGTCTTCCCCTCCCAGATGAGTGTCACCGTTGGTGGCCACCACTTCAAACACACCATTGTCAATGGTCAGAAGGGAGACATCGAAGGTGCCACCACCCAGATCGAACACTAGAATGTTCTTCTCGCCATCCTTCTTGTCCAGACCATAAGCAATGGCAGCAGCAGTTCTAAAGAATACAATTATGAGAACATTATTATAGTCTAAGGGAGGGAAATTCACAAtttttaaaaagaggaataaatcattttcattaAGACACTTACGGCTCATTGATGATTCTCATAACATTCAGACCAGCAATGGTTCCAGCATCCTTAGTGGCCTGGCGCTGGGCGTCATTGAAGTAGGCAGGGACAGTGACCACAGCATGTGTGACCTGAGGAAGATATGAGAACATTACATACCATTACACATCGTTTATGTAGGAGTGGTATATCCTTTGATGTatattatttcctgttttgtGTACCTTCTTGCCGAGATAAGCCTCAGCAGTCTCCTTCATTTTAGTCAGCACCATGGCAGAGATCTCCTCCGGAGCAAAGGTCTTCATCGAGCCACCACCAATGTCAACCTGAATATGAGGCTTGGTCTTCTTCTCAGTAACCTGCAGAGGAACATGGATAAATATTAATATACTAAAGTGTGTCGCTCAATCATAACTAAAAAGACCTTCAGACCCTATAAACTTTTACTTCCCACTGTCAAGAAAAGAGCCTTACCTTAAAGGGAAAGTATTTGAGGTCCTGCTGCACAGAGGAGTCACCCCAAGAGCGCCCAATCAATCTCTTGGCATCAAAAACGGTGTTCTCGGGGTTAGAGGTCAGCTGGTTCTTGGCAGCATCACCAATCAGACGCTCCCCCTCGCTGGTGAAGGCCACATATGATGGGGTAATACGGTTACCCTGGTCATTGGCGATAATCTCCACACGGCCATTCTTGAACACTCCGACACTGCAGGAAAACATTAGAAATTACTCAAAAGGCAACAATTtctgaggttaaaaaaaaaagttgcatcaaagcattgtttttatatataaaaaaaaaaagtttcccttACCATGAGTAGGTGGTCCCCAGGTCGATTCCAACCACAGTCCCCACACTCTCCCTCTTGTCGTCGTCATCGGCAAACACGTTGCCAGCCACCAGCATTACAACCCACAACAGCTTCATCGTTGCTTGAACTCAGATCTGCAAATAAATGTGGCGAGAAGgaaatacaatatttaaaaaaaaaaaaaaaaaacgtggctTTGCGTCCATGACTTAGGCTCTCAGCCTTCCACGTTCAGTTAGCTACCAGCTAACGGTAGTGCTGGAAGTCATTTACTGGCATTCAGACCCATGATTATGGGAAGCGTGGCCTTTAGCAAGAAAACGCCGAAAAATGTCAAACGTATAACGTTAAGAGAATATTGGTAAAATGGGAGGAGCACCACTGCCTCTTCCGAATGTTAACACCACtgactagatttttttttcccatccgccgggtaacgttagctagctaacgacaTGCGAGGTAAAGTACTTCGCCATAATGAGCGCTTAAGTagctacgtttttttttaaacaatcaaaGTGACTGCCCATCGGATTTTAAAAGTTATGGTAAATTATATCACCATCGTcaaacgttagcttagctggcTTCATGATAATGGAACCAAAATGAGGTCCAACGTTGtagaaaatacaaatattacattgTCGCATTATCATATTTACAACAATGTTTATACATAACTTACCTTAATCGCAGTATTGTCAATACGTTAACGGCCTTGACGTTGCCTAAGCTGGAACTACCCTTACAGCAAAGcgtttctctctttttcagtcGGTATTCTTGCTTCTGTTTAATGATGTTGAATAAACTGTGCTCTCTCCATATATAAGCCGTCACTTCTTCCCCGTCGTGGAGGCCCGCGATTGGCTGAGCAGCTGCTCGTTGGAACGCGCTGATTGGTTTCGTCCAGCACGCTGTCCGCTGCTGATTTGCAGACGTTGGGTCGAGGCGACGTCACGACTTTTGCCTACTATGCCGATGCTTATTGGCTGTCTGTCAAGTGCATTTATGAACACAGTTAGAGCATTGACACGGCACTCTAAGACTAAGGAAGGgtgcattttcacattttatacatttggagttagtgctgttttttttaaataatggccCGCATGTATTAGACTGACATTAATTAATTATCATGTTGCTGTTGTTTCAagatgtgtgactgtgtggatACTGTGTTGGTATGAGTAGTAATGATGACTCACTATGATTTGTGAAATGTGCAAAAACGTGTGTAATATGCAAAGCAAACGTTGTTACATCAGATGAACTTGATTGTCTGGACGTTTCATCAGTGAATGTAGACACTTGTAATCATGAATTAAGACAGTCACCTTGAAATGCAAGCAGCCTGCAATAATGGGCACTATCCAGCCTACTCTCTCAGTGATCACATATTGGTCATCACAGATGTACATATGTACACTATAGGTTAAGCAGGTTACGGCCGGTACATCCCATATCTAAATAGGTCAACATTAGGTAACTAGTtgctaaagacacacacagtctataTCATCCCTTTCAAATGTGTGCTTACCCCAGCCAAAGTATGACTGTAAATAGGATATTTAGGAAAGTACTGTAACTATAGAATCATGTGTATGTCGTCATTATAATGTTCACCTGTTCTGTGTATTTTCAACCAAAACACAGCCCTCTTGTGTTGTAGCAGCAGGCCTAGTCATCATTAATACTTGGCATGTCAGACTAAATATGAGGAACACAGtgaaaaatataacaaaaaaactgcCAATGGGGTGAGATTAATTCACTTGTTTCCAAAACAAATCAGATTGTTTCAAGAATTTTGTAGAATCAGTTATTGATATTATCGCAGTGATCTTCTTTATTCGGTACTGACTCAAGATACACACACTCGACATTCCTGAAATAagtaattttttgttttttaggaaaaaactaaaaaagataATCTGTTTGTTTCTATAATAGATTAACACCaacatattttttcatttaaacaagACCAAATAAGGCAGATGCTACATTAGCATATAGAAGAATATACTACTTGaaacagataaaataataattttggtgCTGagaattttttgttgttgtaaaccgTTCTTAAGTGGGCTTGTCCTTGGAGGCTACTTAAGCTGTTTGATGTGTCCCTTGAGGTCCTTTTACCCAGTCTCCTCTAGTTCCTGCATAGTTGAGTGTTCTCAGAGGGCTTGTTGAGCACCAAATAGCCTTTCCTTCTGCAAAGACTCATCCCTTCTTAAAGGCTGAAAGAATCATGGGGGAAAGAAAGTGAGTGTTTGACGGCCTATATAGACATGAGTGAGAAGGTGTCCAGCTTAGAACCAAGCTGGTTGTAGGACACTTAAAGTAGTCTCCAAGTTATTGACTTGGTTATATTTCAACGAGaattaaatatactgtaacttAACCAAACCATGGCTTCTGACATAGAAGCACCTCACAGTAAACAGGTCCTAAATCTGAAAATATTTGGGCTAAGAGGGGCAGGAGTTAAGAACATAGGCCTAATGGAATGTGGAAGTGGACAAGCCAGAAGATGGCAGTGGTGCAACACAATAAAGGATGCAAACTACCAATAAAacctaaagaagaagaaaaaggagaagCCTGAGCCAGACGGTTGCCTAAGCCCTGCGACCCCTACCGGCAGTGATGTGATACCATCAGACACTAAACTGATGACGTGGTTCGGTCCGTTGACCAGAGCAGCAGTATGGCCGACCAGAGCAGGCAAATAAAACTCGCTGCGGCTAAGAAAAAGGTAAATTATTTTACAACTGACCCAGCTAAATAACATGGGGAGCGCTGATACTGTTTCTCTTTTGCGGATTTGTGTTGCCAGCGTTTTCTTacgttttgttatttatttctttacgGAGCAGGGGTGTTGTCATTACACGTCGTCCGACCTCTGCGCTGTCGCTTGTCCCGCCTCTCTTGCTCCTCTTGAGGCTTCAATGCGCAGGAGAGATCGGTGCTTCTTCTGGGCCTCTACTGATAGCATTAACTTTCCCAGATTATGTAGACTATTTTAGTTCTCAGAGACGTTTATAGCATCCTACGCCGTTTAGTTAGCCAGTGGTTAACTTGTGTCTTTCATGTGTCTTTCTAGATAACATTAAATGTGGTTATGTGATTATTAGCAAACCTTaggttaacgttagcaatcTGGCTAACTAATGAATAGTTTGCTATGTGTGCCTACAGTCGGGCAGCTTTCTGTCTTGTCTGCAGGATGGTTCAATTATTTAAGGGAATCGTCAACAAAcagcatttttaaaacaaacgcTGAGCTAGCATTGTAGCACAGTGAGCAGGATAGAATGACGGGGACTGTTTTGACAGCTGACACCCctcttctctgtcctgctgtgtgCTTTGGCTAAGTGTGTTAGGCTAGTCAGAAAGATGGCCTTATCAGCTGTGAAATGTTAACGTCAGGAAAGGACACGTCAGAATCCCATTGATGCCCTACAATCCTCGTGGAAGAGTGGTTGTAGTTATAACACTTAGCATTTCGCTGCGATTCAACCCCAGTATTTTAGAATTGGCAGCTTTACATGTAGTTCCCCTATGATTCCCCCTGGTCCCCCTCGACAGCTGTCACTAGACAGCATGCCTAAACACACGCAGGCAGggaagagttttttttccttcgcTTGGGTAAACTACACATAGATGATTTCTATATCcataaataaaccaaaccaaGCCAAACCATGATCATAGTTTGCCGCAAGTTATTGACTTCATCCTGTTTGGTTTAGAACAGCAAGTTGTTGAACAAGCAAGTCAGAGTGACAGTCAATAACTTGTTGGGTGTGGTTATGCATTTCAGTGTAACTTAACGTCTGAAACCGGATCTTTTTAGTAGATGGGAGCAGTTCATCCCTGCTTCATCTCATCTCCTAATTCAGTAAGTTTGAGAAGACCTTCCAGTGGTTAGAGATTGCTGGTTCTGAGCAATGTCAAGTTGGGGGCAATTGCAGagtgtcattttctttctggCAGTCGAAAATTTTGGGTGACTTGTGTCCCTGAGGTAAAATGGTTGCCCCACAACCACGAGGTTGGCAGATCAATCCCAGGCTCCtctggccacatgtcaaagtgtccctgagcaagacactgagccccaagttgctccccggacgctgtatgtatagctgtccactgctcctaatacttaggatgggttaaatgcagtaatataatttcactacattgtactgtgtgtgtatgtgacgattAAGGAAtaaagtttgttgttttgttaagtTTAAAATTGCTTGCTGCACTTCTTACACATCTATTGTTTCCTTTTCTTATGTGCTGCTCAGCTGAAGGAGTTTCAGCAGAAGAGCTCCCCTGCTAGTGTGGGAGTAGAAaagggtggaggaggaggtggcggAGCAGGGgccaagaagaagaggaaggtgaAGGGACTGAGCCAACACGATGCACCTTCAACAGACAGAAACTCTCCAGACAATGTAAGTCAGTCCCGGATGGTCTTTCCATTTATTTGCCTGCTTGTCATTCTGCCTTTGTTGGTCAAataatagtcttgcattgccaggcagcgctgtggagtaagttCTGGCTacagcacacatacattctgggataggagaaaaaaaatgctctgacTTGTTTGCATTTCTGAAACTAAttacaattgtcttgggcggcactaagcttcGGACGCAGcaatggtggctctgcaaaatggtctcgggaaggaacttgttttggtggaacatttgcacccgcAAAGGAAAATGCCAcatcaaatattaaattaagttaactgtttacacaatacagtaacgtgagctatttaaattagcaggatacatggttaaatgtaatttgctcttaccagtgtatcggcacgtgtacttcgtccatagcaaatcccgcCAAttgtcccaaaacgtcccagttagatagtaaatgccgtaaacgtattcactgaaagaaccaagcaggcctgccttatcgCACAACCCATTTCTTCAAAACAtgtcattttcagcatgtagcttgctagctcaaagtttccTGAAgtaaacagagtttgagaacagcaacacacgaagagaggaaggtgagggacatctggcgtgGGATGTCacgcaattatcctggaaatgtacttccgttgatccagactagtcaAATAACAACCTCACTTTGCCCTTGACAGTCTTTCTGTGTCCTTGTTATGTCTGGTTTCTCGAACCTAGTGTGAtcctataaaatatatttttattttctttttttattttaaatgctgtTATAGCATTAGAAAGCATTTCAACTCACTGATATGTGGTATTCATGGTTTTGTGTATGTACATATTATGCACGTAAAATCTGCAACATTTGCAGTCCCAACAGTTTTATAGTAACTGTGGGCTGGCAGAGCAGTATATACCCAATACAAGAGATCCACATGCATGTAGACaaagtatttttattgtttgtttttctccaagTGGTAATGATTTGTAATGACCTGCTTGGCTGTCGATCACAAAATATTTTGCCGCTTGTGAAATAATACAGCTGAATTACTATCAAGTTGACAAATGCTTTCCTCCTTgctatcaaacacacacagtgccaaTAACACAGCAGTATTGACACATATCTGCTGGCCAGGTGACAGGGTGAAAATAGAAGGCTACAGGACAGAGATAGTTTTAGCCCCTGACCATAATAGTGGCCATTGTAGTGGCCAGGGTGCAGCAAAGGGTGAGGTATTTAGTTCAATATACTGAGAATTTCAAGTATTCAAAAATGATTACAATGACAAAGTAAGTTTGCAAGGCCTgcacatgcacaacattttcatCTTAGCTGTAACACATTTGCCATAAGTATGCATTTTGAGAAATTATTATATTTCTCAACTG is drawn from Sander vitreus isolate 19-12246 chromosome 16, sanVit1, whole genome shotgun sequence and contains these coding sequences:
- the hspa5 gene encoding endoplasmic reticulum chaperone BiP; the encoded protein is MKLLWVVMLVAGNVFADDDDKRESVGTVVGIDLGTTYSCVGVFKNGRVEIIANDQGNRITPSYVAFTSEGERLIGDAAKNQLTSNPENTVFDAKRLIGRSWGDSSVQQDLKYFPFKVTEKKTKPHIQVDIGGGSMKTFAPEEISAMVLTKMKETAEAYLGKKVTHAVVTVPAYFNDAQRQATKDAGTIAGLNVMRIINEPTAAAIAYGLDKKDGEKNILVFDLGGGTFDVSLLTIDNGVFEVVATNGDTHLGGEDFDQRVMEHFIKLYKKKTGKDVRKDNRAVQKLRREVEKAKRGLSAQHQARIEIESFFEGEDFSETLTRAKFEELNMDLFRSTMKPVQKVLEDSDLKKSDIDEIVLVGGSTRIPKIQQLVKEFFNGKEPSRGINPDEAVAYGAAVQAGVLSGEEDTGDLVLLDVCPLTLGIETVGGVMTKLIPRNTVVPTKKSQIFSTASDNQPTVTIKVYEGERPLTKDNHLLGTFDLTGIPPAPRGVPQIEVTFEIDVNGILRVTAEDKGTGNKNKITITNDQNRLTPEDIERMVNDAERFADEDKKLKERIDARNELESYAYSLKNQIGDKEKLGGKLSDDDKETIEKAVEEKIEWMESHQEAELEDFQAKKKELEEVVQPIISKLYGSAGGPPPEGADSEQEEKDEL